One genomic region from Curtobacterium sp. 9128 encodes:
- the dnaE gene encoding DNA polymerase III subunit alpha: MSDSDSFVHLHVHSEYSMLDGAARLNDLVAETAAQGMPAVAVTDHGNMFGAFEFWKAAKAGGVKPIIGTEAYITPRTHRTDKTRVRWGDGGGDDVSGAGSYTHMTMFAENTTGMHNLFRLSSKASIEGYYFKPRMDIELLQEYHEGIIATTGCPSGEIQTRLRLGQYDEAIKAAADYRDIFGKENYFAEVMDHGLEIERRVMSDVIKIAKDLGIPLVGTNDLHYTHSHDAKSHAALLCVQSGSTLNDPNRFKFDADEFYLKTPQQMRHVFRDNLDACDNTLLIAERCDVEFDTSANYMPKFPVPEGETEHSWFEKEVAKGLQYRYPDGISDEVQARADYEVGIINQMNFPGYFLVVADFINWSKDHGIRVGPGRGSGAGSMVAYAMRITDLDPIRHGLIFERFLNPDRVSMPDFDVDFDDRRRGEAIKYVTEKYGSERVAQIVTYGTIKAKQALKDSSRVLGFPFGMGEKLTKAMPPPVMGKDIPLTGIFDKNHPRYKEAVDVRTVVETDPEAKTVFDTALGLEGLKRQWGVHAAGVIMSSDPLIDIIPIMKREQDGQIVTQFDYPASESLGLIKMDFLGLRNLTIISDALDNIKTNRGIELDLETMGLEDPEAYALLQRGDTLGVFQLDGGPMRGLLRLMKPDNFEDISALIALYRPGPMGANSHTNYALRKNGEQAITPIHPELEEPLKDIIGTTYGLIIYQEQVMAIAQKVAGFSLGQADILRRAMGKKKKSELDKQYAGFEKGMQDNGYSAAAIKTLWDILLPFSDYAFNKAHSAAYGVVSFWTAYLKAHYPAEYMAALLTSVGDARDKLALYLNECRRMGIKVMPPDVNESIGFFAAVGDDIRFGMGAIRNVGFNVVDDIVKARTEKGAFDSFHDFLRKIPISSANKRTVESLIKAGAFDEFGDTRRALVEIHEGAVEAAVKVKRDEVHGNVGFDFDSLFAEVAEEQPSMTVVSQVPDRPEWSKRDKLAFERDMLGLYVSDHPLAGLEIELAKHQSVTIADLIGMDDSVEGETVTVAGLLTSVQHRVAKTSGNPYGIVQIEDFGGEIGVMFLGKTYQEFGPSLVADSIVVLRGRVNVRDDGKALHAVSMFQPNLGDVMGSGPLTLSVPERQATTEIVTELAAVLGRHSGETEVRLKLLKDDVARTFELPFPVNLTPDLFGELKSLLGPRCLV; encoded by the coding sequence GTGTCGGATTCCGACTCCTTCGTCCACCTGCACGTGCACAGTGAGTACTCGATGCTCGACGGTGCCGCGCGACTGAACGACCTCGTCGCCGAGACCGCGGCGCAGGGCATGCCGGCCGTGGCGGTGACCGACCACGGCAACATGTTCGGGGCGTTCGAGTTCTGGAAGGCCGCGAAGGCCGGCGGCGTCAAACCCATCATCGGGACAGAGGCGTACATCACGCCGCGCACCCACCGGACCGACAAGACCCGTGTGCGCTGGGGCGACGGCGGCGGGGACGACGTCTCCGGTGCGGGTTCCTACACCCACATGACGATGTTCGCCGAGAACACGACGGGCATGCACAACCTGTTCCGGCTGTCGTCGAAGGCCTCGATCGAGGGCTACTACTTCAAGCCGCGCATGGACATCGAGCTCCTGCAGGAGTACCACGAGGGCATCATCGCCACGACGGGCTGCCCGTCCGGCGAGATCCAGACGCGCCTGCGCCTCGGGCAGTACGACGAGGCGATCAAGGCGGCCGCGGACTACCGCGACATCTTCGGCAAGGAGAACTACTTCGCCGAGGTGATGGACCACGGGCTCGAGATCGAGCGCCGGGTGATGAGCGACGTCATCAAGATCGCGAAGGACCTCGGCATCCCACTGGTCGGCACGAACGACCTGCACTACACGCACTCCCACGACGCCAAGTCGCACGCGGCGCTGCTCTGCGTGCAGTCCGGCTCGACCCTGAACGACCCGAACCGCTTCAAGTTCGACGCCGACGAGTTCTACCTGAAGACCCCGCAGCAGATGCGGCACGTGTTCCGCGACAACCTCGACGCATGCGACAACACCCTGCTGATCGCCGAACGGTGCGACGTCGAGTTCGACACCTCGGCGAACTACATGCCGAAGTTCCCGGTGCCGGAGGGTGAGACCGAGCACTCCTGGTTCGAGAAAGAGGTCGCGAAGGGCCTGCAGTACCGGTACCCGGACGGCATCTCCGACGAGGTCCAGGCCCGCGCCGATTACGAGGTCGGGATCATCAACCAGATGAACTTCCCCGGGTACTTCCTCGTGGTCGCCGACTTCATCAACTGGTCGAAGGACCACGGCATCCGCGTGGGACCGGGGCGTGGTTCCGGTGCCGGCTCGATGGTGGCGTATGCGATGCGCATCACCGACCTCGACCCGATCCGGCACGGGCTGATCTTCGAGCGCTTCCTCAACCCCGACCGCGTCTCGATGCCCGACTTCGACGTCGACTTCGACGACCGGCGCCGCGGTGAGGCGATCAAGTACGTCACCGAGAAGTACGGTTCCGAACGCGTCGCGCAGATCGTCACGTACGGCACGATCAAGGCGAAGCAGGCGCTCAAGGACTCCTCGCGCGTCCTCGGGTTCCCGTTCGGGATGGGCGAGAAGCTCACCAAGGCGATGCCGCCGCCCGTGATGGGCAAGGACATCCCGCTGACCGGGATCTTCGACAAGAACCACCCGCGCTACAAGGAAGCCGTCGACGTCCGCACCGTCGTCGAGACCGACCCGGAAGCCAAGACGGTGTTCGACACCGCGCTCGGGCTCGAGGGGCTGAAGCGCCAGTGGGGCGTGCACGCGGCCGGCGTCATCATGTCGAGCGACCCGCTGATCGACATCATCCCGATCATGAAGCGGGAGCAGGACGGTCAGATCGTCACGCAGTTCGACTACCCGGCATCGGAGTCGCTCGGCCTGATCAAGATGGACTTCCTGGGGCTCCGGAACCTCACGATCATCAGTGACGCCCTCGACAACATCAAGACGAACCGCGGCATCGAACTCGACCTCGAGACCATGGGGCTCGAGGACCCCGAGGCGTACGCGCTCCTGCAGCGCGGTGACACGCTCGGCGTCTTCCAGCTCGACGGCGGCCCGATGCGTGGCCTGCTGCGGCTGATGAAGCCCGACAACTTCGAGGACATCTCCGCGCTCATCGCCCTGTACCGACCGGGCCCGATGGGTGCGAACTCGCACACGAACTACGCGCTCCGCAAGAACGGCGAGCAGGCGATCACGCCGATCCACCCGGAGCTCGAGGAGCCGCTCAAGGACATCATCGGCACGACCTACGGCCTGATCATCTACCAGGAGCAGGTCATGGCCATCGCGCAGAAGGTGGCAGGGTTCTCCCTCGGCCAGGCGGACATCCTCCGTCGCGCGATGGGCAAGAAGAAGAAGTCCGAGCTGGACAAGCAGTACGCGGGCTTCGAGAAGGGGATGCAGGACAACGGCTACTCGGCCGCTGCGATCAAGACGCTGTGGGACATCCTGCTGCCGTTCTCCGACTACGCGTTCAACAAGGCGCACTCCGCGGCGTACGGCGTGGTGTCGTTCTGGACCGCGTACCTCAAGGCCCACTACCCGGCCGAGTACATGGCAGCACTGCTGACGAGTGTCGGCGACGCCCGCGACAAGCTCGCGCTGTACCTCAACGAGTGCCGTCGGATGGGCATCAAGGTCATGCCGCCGGACGTCAACGAGTCGATCGGCTTCTTCGCGGCCGTCGGCGACGACATCCGATTCGGCATGGGCGCGATCCGGAACGTCGGGTTCAACGTCGTCGACGACATCGTGAAGGCCCGCACCGAGAAGGGCGCGTTCGACTCGTTCCACGACTTCCTCCGCAAGATCCCGATCTCGTCGGCGAACAAGCGAACCGTCGAGTCGCTCATCAAGGCGGGCGCGTTCGACGAGTTCGGCGACACCCGCCGGGCCCTCGTAGAGATCCACGAAGGCGCGGTCGAGGCCGCGGTGAAGGTCAAGCGCGACGAGGTGCACGGCAACGTCGGGTTCGACTTCGACTCGCTCTTCGCGGAGGTCGCCGAGGAACAGCCCTCGATGACCGTGGTGTCGCAGGTGCCCGATCGCCCGGAGTGGTCCAAGCGCGACAAGCTGGCGTTCGAGCGCGACATGCTCGGCCTCTACGTGTCCGACCACCCGCTCGCGGGGCTCGAGATCGAGCTCGCGAAGCACCAGTCGGTCACCATCGCGGACCTGATCGGCATGGACGACTCGGTCGAAGGCGAGACGGTCACCGTCGCCGGCCTGCTGACGAGCGTGCAGCACCGCGTCGCGAAGACGAGCGGCAACCCGTACGGCATCGTCCAGATCGAGGACTTCGGCGGCGAGATCGGCGTGATGTTCCTCGGCAAGACCTACCAGGAGTTCGGGCCGTCGCTCGTGGCCGACTCGATCGTGGTGCTGCGTGGTCGTGTCAACGTGCGCGACGACGGCAAGGCGCTGCATGCGGTGAGCATGTTCCAGCCCAACCTCGGTGACGTCATGGGCTCCGGTCCGCTGACGCTGAGCGTGCCGGAGCGGCAGGCGACGACGGAGATCGTCACCGAGCTCGCCGCCGTGCTCGGTCGGCACAGCGGGGAGACCGAGGTCCGGCTGAAGCTGCTCAAGGACGACGTCGCCCGCACGTTCGAGCTGCCCTTCCCGGTGAACCTCACCCCGGACCTGTTCGGCGAGCTGAAGAGCCTGCTCGGTCCGCGCTGCCTGGTGTAG
- the hisD gene encoding histidinol dehydrogenase — MMQRIDLRGGLPVRAELLRLMPRAVGDVGHAVDAARALVDDVRDRGAEALQEQAERFDGGAPAAVRVPAADIAAAVAGLTPELRTALDEAIRRVRAASAAQVPAASVTTLADGAEVHQRWQPMRRVGLYVPGGKAVYPSSVVMNVVPAQVAGVGSIALVSPPQRDHGGTVHPTILAAAGLLGIDEVYAMGGAGAIGALAYGVPSIGLEPVDLVTGPGNNYVAAAKRLVRGVVGIDAEAGATEILVIADESADPAYVAADLISQAEHDEQAGSVLVTTSATFADAVEAAIPGQTAVLGTATRLQAALDGPQSAVVLVDSLADAATVSNAYGPEHLEIQTVDDDAVLADIDAAGAVFVGPSTPVSLGDYLAGSNHVLPTGGQARFGSGLSASTFLRPQQVIRYTADALAEVAPHIVALSTEEQLPAHGAAVTARTGSPVGP; from the coding sequence ATGATGCAGCGAATCGACCTCCGTGGCGGACTGCCCGTCCGCGCCGAACTCCTCCGTCTCATGCCGCGCGCCGTCGGTGACGTCGGGCATGCGGTGGACGCGGCTCGGGCGCTCGTGGACGACGTCCGCGATCGTGGAGCCGAGGCGCTGCAGGAGCAGGCCGAGCGGTTCGACGGGGGAGCACCGGCGGCCGTCCGGGTGCCGGCCGCCGACATCGCCGCCGCGGTCGCCGGGCTCACGCCGGAACTCCGCACGGCGCTCGACGAGGCGATCCGCCGCGTCCGGGCAGCGAGCGCCGCCCAGGTCCCCGCCGCATCCGTCACGACGCTGGCCGACGGCGCCGAGGTCCACCAGCGCTGGCAGCCGATGCGGCGCGTCGGGCTCTACGTCCCCGGCGGCAAGGCCGTGTACCCGTCGAGCGTCGTCATGAACGTCGTCCCGGCGCAGGTCGCCGGCGTCGGTTCGATCGCGCTCGTGTCCCCGCCGCAGCGCGACCACGGCGGCACCGTGCACCCGACGATCCTCGCCGCGGCCGGGCTCCTCGGCATCGACGAGGTCTACGCGATGGGTGGAGCCGGAGCGATCGGCGCGCTGGCGTACGGCGTGCCGTCGATCGGCCTCGAGCCGGTCGACCTCGTCACCGGGCCCGGCAACAACTACGTCGCCGCAGCCAAGCGCCTGGTCCGTGGCGTCGTCGGGATCGACGCCGAGGCCGGCGCCACCGAGATCCTCGTCATCGCCGACGAGTCGGCTGACCCCGCGTACGTCGCGGCCGACCTCATCAGCCAAGCGGAGCACGACGAACAGGCCGGCAGCGTGCTGGTGACGACGTCGGCGACGTTCGCCGATGCGGTGGAAGCCGCCATCCCGGGACAGACGGCGGTGCTCGGGACGGCCACGCGCCTCCAGGCCGCGCTCGACGGCCCGCAGTCCGCCGTCGTCCTGGTGGACTCGCTCGCGGACGCGGCGACCGTGAGCAACGCGTACGGGCCGGAGCACCTCGAGATCCAGACCGTCGACGACGACGCGGTCCTGGCAGACATCGACGCGGCTGGTGCGGTGTTCGTCGGCCCGAGCACGCCCGTGAGTCTCGGGGACTACCTGGCCGGCTCGAACCACGTGCTGCCGACCGGCGGCCAGGCCCGGTTCGGCTCCGGACTGTCGGCGTCGACGTTCCTGCGGCCCCAGCAGGTGATCCGCTACACGGCCGATGCCCTGGCCGAGGTCGCGCCGCACATCGTCGCGCTCTCGACCGAGGAGCAGCTCCCCGCCCACGGGGCAGCGGTGACCGCCCGCACGGGTTCGCCCGTCGGCCCGTAG